The Silene latifolia isolate original U9 population chromosome X, ASM4854445v1, whole genome shotgun sequence genome contains the following window.
aattaTTAGGGTATAAAATCATTCGTAGGCCTCTAGTCATCAGCTTAATATTTTAATTGAGTTGGTTACTTGACATAAATTAAAATGTGGTCGGATTGGATATCGTGcacaatgactacttaactagcTGGTAGATATGTGCGCACATACTAAATGATACGGAGTATAAACCCATGCAAAAGTCTAAACTCACTTACTCACCCACTCAACACCATCTCTATTTAATGTTCCTATATTTGCCACATTTTCACGATTCTTTCTACtaccaaaataataataataataataataataataataataataataataataataataataataataataataattccggATCTACCTTCTAACCTAAGCTTAATTTCGCCACTTATCACGCTAATCTCATTTTTATACACCAAATAAATAATGTGATAATCTCTCTTTTCCCTTATAAACAAAACCCTACTAAACAAGGGTACATGACCACTTTATCCTTCTATTCTTCTACTATCTTAAACCTAAAATAACAAATAACCTCaaaatatttcattttgtttcGTATGTACGCTACGTAACAATTTATTTATCTACTGAAAATTGGGAAATAATTTTAGAAGCTTGAGATTTTTATTTTAAGTTTCAAGATAAAGAAGGTATATGGGTAATTGTCAAGCAGCGGAGGTGGCGATGGTGGTGGTACAACATCCGGAAAATGGCAAGGTGGATAAAATGCATTGGTCAGTTAGAGCAAATGAGGTCATGGGTTTGAACCCTGGGCATTATGTCGCACTCATTGTCGAGTCACCTAGTGATCAACCAGGGAAGACTGGCAAGAATCATCTTAAGCTCCTTAAGCCTGACGATACTTTGCATATTGGTCACGTTTACCGTCTCATCAGTTTTGAAGGTTAACTTAATTGTACTTTGAATTATTACAAACGGTATATTTAATGTGTGTTTTTAACGCGTAAATTAGTATAATATATAAATACATGTAAGGAGTATGATTAATTAATTGCCGTAGTACTTTGtaattacaatttttttttattgtaataaatTTGTGCAGAAGTTATAAATGGATTTGCAGAGAAGAAATCGGTGAAACTAGGGAATTTGCTTAAGGGAAGTGGAGCAACTTTAGATGATGACAAGAACAATAATTTGGGTGCTTCCGCATCCAACCTTGATAACCCCTTGGTATATCCACTAATTCCTTTTTCTGTATATTTTTAGTTTCGGAGTTACCTAAAAACAAAcatcaaaataaaagaaaaaaaggtgAGTTTTATGCGAGACGGTTTTATATATAAATATTGAGCATGAGTTAATAGATTAGTCTCATGTATACGTCATGTTCTACGTAAATGCCGACGTAGTTTTTTATGTGGATTAATTTTAAACTACTCCGTACAAAGTAACAATCTCACCTTTTAAATGTGCAATTATTTCACTTTTACTTCATAAAAATGGTATGCATACTAATAGTATACTCCGTAGATTGGCGTAAGTTTGATTAAATTGGACTTGAGTGTGTAGCATGTGGTCTCGAAAGATTTGGTAATTTTACATGTCGATATGGTCCACCATTCGCCCATTCCATTTGCAATCTCTATTTTGTCTGTATGTGGTCATTTATAGATTACCGTGTAATTATTGGGTGATTAGGTAATTATCAAACTTTTTTAGAGGAAAAAGCATGGATGTAGGGACTACGAGCTGACTATAAACTAATTCGTAGATTACACTGTCCATTTAGTGCTTTTTATGATGGAAATCCTTAAATATTGTGAATAGTAGGTTGGTGTGATCGACGACTTAAATTAAGTTAAAGGATAGtgatagggcgccaccgggtgacgcccaaattgggtgccaccctctcacaaccctttttaattgaaggggtccccactcaccccatgtgagagggtggcgcccaaattgagtgtcaccgggtggcgccctttcattttccttAAATTAATAGATCATCAGATCATGTAAATTTATGTTATCTAACCTCTTATTTCTGTTATAGGGGAATTATTGGGGCTAGACCGAGTGTAAACGTAGATTGAAAAACTTGGGATATAAAGATTGACATTTTTTAACTAAAACAATtcaaaaattttgattttttgaggAACGACAGTTAACGAGGCTATTAGCCTTCTCGCACTCGCCACTTAAATAAACCAACTTAACCAAGTAACATTTGTTGTATCTACTAGTCATTACATAACCGCCAACCTAATGACCTAACCAAGTCCTGGATTCTATGGATATACTCCTAGCATTCAATTCATTTCAATTCTATACGTTTGTTCGAAATTTTAAACAAACTTTATGAAAATAAAATGACCATTGTTGGTGCATCAACTTAATAGTTTCCCAAATGTGACAATTTTTGTAACTGAATGACAAGAATTATGCACCAGATTGCAGTAAAGTAGTGGTGTATCTAATGCTCTCCACCTTGATTCATGATTCGATCTGTTCGATCATCAGAATGAATGCGATAAGTGGACTTCCGCATAAGCACTACACTTCTCCTGTCATACGTAATTTTCCGCTTGTGTTAGCTTTTTAGTCATCAGTTGATGCAACACTGACAATTTTCATCACAGGTCGAGGTACATTGTGTTTTCAGTGCAGGAACGGGGTTACTATGCACAACTTCCTTTATGTCGTTGATAATAAAGTTTAATTAAAAGTCTAGTTTGTTAATTAAGTAAGCCTGAATTGGTATATGTAAGTAAGTCTCTTAAGAATTCAGTTATCGTGCTAATGAGGATGCGATTAATTAGAGATTATGACGGTTCGCTCTCCAATCTGGTAGACTATCAAGTTCatagaatttcttttgaattttttttttgtaatatttCCTCTCGACATTCAGAAGTTGAAGTTAATTCCATGTTTTTGCAGACGGAAAGTGATAATCAGCAAGGAGGAAGCGGCCTCATCAGAAGCGTAGGAAGGCGTCACTGTGGTGGGGGACAATGGAGGCCGGCGTTGCAGAGCATTGCTGAATTCTAACCTTGTCACACCGGCAAACACATAATGAAGTATTAATCATCTAAATCGTCTACAAGGCCTTAAGGCCTACCTTTATAAGTCATAACCTAAATGTGTATAATGTTCCTGGTACTTCTGTAATCTGTATTAGTATTACTCCATAGTCCGTAGCATATTATCCGAAACAACAATCTCTTCAATCCTCCCTTGATTATTACTTTTGCCATAAAACCAAATTGCATTACATATTGATTGCATAAATAGAATTAGTTAAGACTTTAATTTTCATATGGGAGGCTAGACTGAGACGTGAATTCGGATGGAATAGAACAAGTTGCTGTCAGTCAAGTTTTATTCAGCAAAATCATCATGTGATTATATATACAACAACTAGGTTTAAACCGTTAAAATTCACGGGCATGCTTTAAAATATTTAACATAAAATATTGCTATTTCATTATTAATATTCATAAAAACTAATATTTTGAGATTGAAATTATTTTTTCAGCGTGTTCGTGAGTCGTGACCCTCACAATATGTCAGGCTTTAAATATTTTTTCATTGTTTTAATGTACTCGGTCACCTTATACACATTTATTATGATTTCTTATTTGTTCTTATTGACATAAAAAAAAACTATCTGATATAAGTGAAGTAATCATGGCATCAAAAAAGTTTGTCACTTATGTATATTCTCGATTTTTTACACTCACAAAGTTTCTGTGTATAAGTCTACTATGTTTTTGTACGCCCTAAACAATGGCATCACTCATTTATTAACACAATGGATGTTAATGTTTATAATTATAATATTCTTATTGGTTTAAGTGTATGATAACGCCATATCCCGGGTACATCTAAGAATTTTTCTTTTATTGTGAATGCTtaccaaattcactaattaatctcTTTTATCCCAACTTACCAATTGTTCACTTTATCTATTTATAAATATTCTATTATATTAActttactagtttgaatgcccgtgcgttgcaacggggtaattagcttatttataatgccaaaaaaatgttataagtgtttaatgtttacattatatgtctaatgatttgtttacatattattaaaatatctctttaaaaaaataaaagattaatatatatgtgggttaactcttatttataatcatataatcaccccccttatactaatctttcgatgtaggacaattctaatatttataagtaatatattcacaaaaattggatttttttctgatgtgggacaattctaatatttatacgtaatatatatttatcaaacctgcattattttccaatgtgggacaaataaataacatactcagaattacatcatcttttttgcacttagttcgacatccaaccagatctcgaataccgaatacagacaattgctactcattatatctaatagttatatttaaatttaataatatgatcaagtactctccattaatatttgtacgttgtttttcttcaaaaaaatttaacataattgagatatggaaatttcccgtggtaccccttaattttgttagattttccatgttacccctacttttcaaaatctgcctatggtacccttgaagTTCCATTTTTTTTGCCCAAGGTACCCCTTAATGTAAaagctgttaaatggacgttaagtttgatggcgtgacaataaaataacaattaaaaaataataccttctttattgttttattggtacggatatctctcttttaaatgcaaatttaattaactatatcattataatattggaaatttctcatggtaaccttgaactttgatagattacacatgctaccatggacgtttgttttctatttttttatcataattaaaatatgtgcaaatgataagaacctatactctaatgatagaatattttttaacataattctaattatattatttaaacatagtatattgaccacacctacattatttttcaatacgggacatataaaatctataggtagaaaatataatgatataaatttttaagagctctccaagacaatacttaagcgacttaaaagattttgggttgatgcctaagttctaAGGATGTTCATAGAATCACCCatcttatgctatatttcgatgtgagaaaattctattttttatatgtagtatatctattacacctatattatttttcaatgtgggagatataacatactatgaaatacaccatctttaatatgtgcaaattatatgaaatctatatatatactctaatgatagcatttcttaccctgaatctaataatattattttcataatttttttaccgacattattttgtcaaatgaaatttaaaagtttttatataaaaattagaaaaataacttgaatataaaataaaaaatacatagtatatattataataactaaaaga
Protein-coding sequences here:
- the LOC141621277 gene encoding uncharacterized protein LOC141621277 encodes the protein MGNCQAAEVAMVVVQHPENGKVDKMHWSVRANEVMGLNPGHYVALIVESPSDQPGKTGKNHLKLLKPDDTLHIGHVYRLISFEEVINGFAEKKSVKLGNLLKGSGATLDDDKNNNLGASASNLDNPLTESDNQQGGSGLIRSVGRRHCGGGQWRPALQSIAEF